TGGACCATGGCCGCCATGAGGGGCGCGACTATGCGGCGCGGCCCGAGCTGCTGGAGTTCCTTTGCCACCACCATGGCTCCAGCCTGGGCGCGCGCATCGCGCCGCGGCGTCAGGTGGCCGGCGCGCTGCAGGACCTGCTGGCGCCGCGCCGCGAGCGTGCGGGCCGACTCCTGCTGCTGCGTATCCAGGACGAGGGCGCACCCGCCGCCTACGAGCCGGCCGAATGCGATGCGGCCGAGGCGGCCCTGGGCGCCTATCTGCCGGCGCATCGCGGCGTCAAGATCGACATCGCCGCCGCCGCGCTGGCGGCCGGCAATCTGGTCTACGAGCCGCAGGACGGCGGCTTCGACCTGGTGCTGGTGCTGGGCCTGCCCGGGCCGCTGCTACCGCGGCTGGCCGGCCTGCTGGGCGCGGCACTGAAGCCCGAGTCGGGCGGCCTGCTGTGCGTGCTGGCCAGCCGGCCCTGTGCGGCCGCCGAGGTGGCGCAGCTGGAGGCCGCGCTGGCGGCTCGCCTGGGCCGCCCCTGCCGGGCCGGCCTGCAGGCCAGCCGCCACGACGGGCTGGAGCGCGCGCTGCCGAACAGCCTGCTGGCGTTGGAGTGGTGAGGCGGCGCTGGGTTGTGCTGAATCGGCATTCAGCCAGCATTGCTGTGACCGACCGGCGGTGTGTAGACTCGACCCTGACAGCAGGCTGTTGAAAACCGTCGCGAGGACGGCCAGCTGCTAGGCGCCCGGAGCGCAGGAACCGGAACGTACTTCCTGTACGTGAGGATTCCGAGCACCGCACAACGACGCAGATGGTCGCCGCAGTAGGTTTGCGACAGTCTGCTGGGTTTCAGCCTCGAACCGCCACCAGATCCTTGCGAATGAACAGCGCGTTGCCGGCCTGTTCGGGGTAGCCGAAGTAGACGTCGTTCAGCGTGAAGCCCAGCGCGTCGAGGTAATGGCAGTAGCCGAGGAAGGGCACCTGGCCCTGGTAGAGCTCGTTGCGCATCACCTCGGTGTAGATGTACTTGAACTGAGGCAGATAGCGTGAGGCGCCGCGCAGGATCTGGAATTCGGCGCCTTGGCAATCCATGTAGAGCAGGTCCAGCGCCGCGACGATGCGGCCGCGGCCCTGCGCCTCCTCGCGCTGCAGCAGCTCGTCCACCGTGCTGGAGACCAGTTCGAGCTCATGCGTGAAATGCACGCTCGGGTTGACGGCCAGGTGGCTGCCGGGCGCCAGGATGCTGCTGCTCATGCCGCCGTTGCTGGCTACATGGAAGCGGAAGGTCTTGCCCGAGGTCTCGGCGCACAGCGCGTTGACCGGGATGAAGCGCTCCGGCGGCAGCAGCGCGCAGGTCTGCGACAGATGGGCAAAAGGCTCGGGCAGCGGCTCGACGAAGACGCCGGCGCGGATGCCGTTCTCGGCGAATTCGCGCAGCTCCTGACCGTAGCTGGCGCCCAGCTGCAGCACGCCGATCGGGCCCGGCAGGCCCAGCTCGCGCAGGCGCGGAAAGAGGGAGAAGGGCATGGCGGGCGTGCGGCTGTTGCGTCAGAAGGCGCGCAGATAGAGGTCGGGCAGCTGCGGCACGTTCGGGCGGTCCAGCGGGCCGGGGATCGGCTCGTTGGAATGGCCGTGGAAGGTGGCCGAGCCGAGGCGCATCCAGGTCAGCTCCAGCAGGCGCGGGAAGGGCACGCCGCCCAGCATCACCATGCCGCCGGCATTGTTGGCATGCAGATGGATCACGCGATGCGTCTTGTTGAGCTTCTGGAACACGGCCTGCACGCGGTCGAAGAACTGGCGGTCGACCAGCTGGTGGAAGTCGTGGAACTCGCCGGTCAGCACCTCGAAACGCGCCAGGTCGTCGCTGCTGGCCTGGCCCAGGCAGTCCCACTCGGCGCCCTCGGTATCGAACTTCAGGATCGGGTGACGGGCCTGGCCCCAGTCCAGCATCTTGACCATGCTGGCCAGCGAGACCAGCGGATGCGAATCGCGCGCGCCCCAACCCAGGCGATGGAACTCGCAGCCGGGGTGGCGGCTCGGCGAGGCCTCGATCGTGTGGTCGAACTGCAGCACGCGGGCGCCGGCGGCGGCCAGCTCCTCGTCGAAGCTGACCTCGTTGCCGATGCCGATCGACAGCACCGCATTGCTGCGCCGCGAGGAGGAGGGCATCACATAGCCGCCGTCGGCGTTCGAGCCGATGCGCACCTTGTGGTCGCTGCTCATCTGCCAGGGACGGATCAGGTTCAGCAGCTCCAGCAGGTCCGTCTGCGTGACCGGGCGCTCTGGCGCCGGGGGCGGCGGGGCCACCACCGGGGTCACCGCGCTGGACGGGTCGAGGAAGCTGTTCTTGTGGAACAGCTGCGCGGTGTGCAGGAAGGTGGAATGAGAGGTGCTCATGATGGTGGTCCTCGACAGAATCAGCTGGTCGATCAGGCCCTCGACCACGGCGGTGGAGGGGCGCAAGATGTTGAAGGGGAAGCGCCGGCCCTCGGCATCCTGGGTCCAGTGCTGCCAGGCGGCCTCGGCCACCAGCTTCTCCGGGAAGCTGGTCTTGGCGAACACCGCGCAGTTGGGCAGGGCGGCGAAGCGCTCGTTGACCGCGGCCGAGTCGGAGCAGACGAAGAAGCGCCGCGGGCTGTTCTTGACCTCCTGGAACAGAGCCTCGTCGTCGACCTTGTCGCCGAAATCGGTCTTGCGGATATGCAGGCCCAGCACCTGGGCGTCGATGCCCTGCGCGCGGCTGAACTCCAGCGCGCGGCGTTCGACCTCGGCGTTCGGGCGCAGCTGCTGGAGCGCCTCGGCCAGGTCCTCGGGGCTGGCGAAGCCGGGGATCAGGTTGTTGAAGTAGACGACGCTGCGGCCGGAGGCGAAGTAGGGCGCATAGGCCTCGTAGCTGCTGAGCTGGCGGTTGATCACCAGATGCTCGGGCGAGAAGCCGATCTGGTTCTCGTGCATCAGCAGCACATGCTGCTGTTCATGGGCCTTGAAATGCTCGATCGACAACTCATCGACCGGCAGCTCGCAGGCGAACAGCTCATCGAAGGCGGCGCCGCACCAGTTGTTGCGCGGCCAGGAGATGCGCCAGTCGCCGCCGAACTTGTTGCGCAGCACCAGCGCGAAGATCAGCGCATTGAAGCGGTTGCTCAGGCCACCGTCGCACAGCACATGATGGACGGCGGAGGTGGGGGGCGTGGGGCTCATCGGCGTGGGCAGCTTGTCGAAGGAGGAAGAAGGAGGAAAAGAGGGCATGGCGGCGGGCTTGTAGCCGGGGAAGACCTCGGCCCACCACAGCAGCAGCACCGCCAGATGCCAGGCCTTGAACACCGGCAGCGGCTCGCCCGCGTAGTAGCGCGCGAAGGTGGCGGCGATCTCGTCCAGGTCCAGCACCTCGGCCAGCTCGGTGCCGCGCAGCGCGGCGATCGCGGCGCGCAGCCGGTCGTGCAGCGGCGCCAGGAAGAAGGCCGGCGGCACCGTGAAGCCCATCTTGCGGCGCTCCACCACCGAGGCCGGCAGCTGGCGCGCCATCAACTGGCGCAGCACCTGCTTGGAGGCGCCGGGGGCGGGGATCTTCATCTCGCGCGGCAGGCGCGCGGCGAAGGCGAAGACCTCGTTGTCCAAGAAGGGGAAGCGCCCCTCCAGCGAATGGGCCATCGCGATCTTGTCGGCCTTCATCATCAGGTCTTCGGGCAGCCAGGTGTGCAGCTCGAAGTTCTGCATGCCGCTCAAGAGCGAGTCCGACTGGTCGAACAGCGGCCGGTAGCGCAGATGCTGCAGCGGCTGGCCCTTGTCCTTCAGCCATTGGTTGGCTTCCAGGTTGTAGACGCTCTGATGGAAGAAATGCGCGAAGGCCTGGTCATGGCCCAGCTGCTGCTGGTGCAGGGCCAGCTGGTGGTGGCTGTAGCCGGCGAACAGCTCGTCGCCGCCCTCGCCGGACAGCACCACGGTCACGTCCTCGGCGATGCGCTGGCACAGGCGCGACAGCGCGAAGCAGGCCGGATCGGCGATCGGCTCGTCGATCTCGCGCAGCACCCGGTCCATGCCGGAGCGCAGCTCGTCCTGGGTGATGCTCAGCTCCACATAGTCCAGCTCGTACTGGCGCGCGACATCGCGCGAGAAGGCGAACTCGTTGACCTCGGGGAAGCCGATGCTGTAGGCCTTCAGCCGCGCGCCGGCCTTGTGCACATAGGCGGCGATGCTGCTCGAGTCCAGGCCGCCGGACAGCAGCACGCCGATCGGCACCTCGCCCATCAGCTGGCCGCGCACCGAGCGGGTCAGCAGCGCATCCAGCTCGTCCAGGTAGTCGGCCGCCGGGCGGTCGGCCTGCGGCTCGCGCACCTCCAGCGCGGCGAAGCGGCGCAGCGCGACGCGCTGGCCGCGCTCGAAGCGCAGCAGATGACCGGCCGGCAGCTTCTCGATGCGCTTGAACTGGGTGCGCGGCGCCAGGTTGTAGCGAAAGGCCAGGTAGTCCTGGAAGCCGATCGGGTCCAGGCTCAGGTCCAGGCCGGGCAGGCCCAGGAGCGCCTTCAGCTCGGAGGCGAAGGCGATGCAATGCTCGTCCTCGTAGACATAGAGCGGCTTGGCGCCGAAACGGTCGCGCGCCAGCAGGAAGCTCTCGCGCTCCTCGTCCCACAGGCACAGGCCGAACATGCCGTTCAGCGCCGCCAGCGCGTCCTCGCCCTGGGCCAGCCAGCTGGCCAGCACCACCTCGGTGTCGGTATGGCTGGCGAAGGGGAAGCGGCCCTCCAGCGGCGCGCGCAGCTCGGCCCAGTTGTAGACCTCGCCGTTGTAGACGATGCCCTGGCGCTTGCCGGGTGCGTAGAAGGGCTGGTTGCCGGCCGCGCCGCGGTCGACGATGGCCAGGCGCAGATTGACGAAGGCGGCATGGTCACCGCTGCGGTGCACGCCGAAGGCGTCCGGGCCGCGGTGCTGCAGGCTGGCGCCGAAATGTGCGATCGCGCGGTCCAGCCGCGCCGCGTCGCCCCCTTGCTTGAGCCAGATGCCCGCGATACCGCACATGCCCGAATCTCTCCCGTCGCCGCCAGGGCGCTTGTCCTCAGATGGCAGCGATTATGGGAGCCGCCCCGCGCCGCCATGTGCGGAAGTACCGGGGCATGACCGGCCAAATCGGGGTTCGCCGCCGGCCCCGGGGCGGAGTTCCGCCGGGATTCCCGCGCTGTCCGGCGCTTTGCCCCGGGGCGGGATCGCTTATCGTTGCGCCTGGCCGCCACTGAGCCCCACCACAATGACGCAAACGAATCCGGCCCCGGAAGGGGTCCAAGTCCACCCGATGGCCCTGCTGGAGACGCCCCATGTCGGCGCGGGCAGCCGGGTCTGGGCCTTCTGCCATGTGCTGCCGGGCGCGCGCATCGGCCGCGACGCCAACCTCTGCGACCATGTCTTCATCGAGAACGATGTGGTGCTGGGCGACCGCGTGACCGTCAAATGCGGCGTGCAGCTGTGGGACGGCGTGCGCATCGAGGACGATGTCTTCATCGGCCCGAATGTCACCTTCTCCAATGATCCCTTCCCGCGCAGCAAGCAGCGGCCCGAGCGCTTCGTCGAGACCCGGGTGCGCGCCGGCGCCAGCATCGGCTCGGGCGCGACCATCCGCCCCGGCGTGACCATCGGCGCCGGCGCCCTGGTCAGCGACGGCGCGGTGGTGACGCGCGACGTGCCGCCCAATGCGATCGTGGCCGGCAACCCGGCCTATATCACCGGCTACGCCAACACGCCCGAGGTCACGCTGCCCGGCCCGGGCCTGGCGGTCAGCCAGGCCGGCGCGGCGGTGCCGGAGCTGCAGGCGCGCGGCGCGAGGCTGCACCGCCTGCCCAAGATCGTCGACCTGCGCGGCGCGCTGTCCTTCGGCGAGATCGGCGCGCATCTGCCGTTCACGCCCGAGCGCTTCTTCATGGTCTACGACGTGCCCAGCCGCGAGGTGCGCGGCGAGCATGCGCACCGGGCCTGCCACCAGTTCCTGGTCTGCGTGAAGGGATCGCTGGGCATCGTCGTCGACGACGGCGAGCGCCGCGACCAGGTCACGCTGGACAGCCCGCAGCTGGGCCTGCACATCCCGCCGATGGTCTGGGGTATCCAGTACCAGTTCAGCCCCGACGCGGTGCTGCTGGTGCTGGCCTCGGACCGCTACGAGGCCGGCGACTACATCCGCAACTACGACGAGTTCCTGGCCGAGGTGCGCGGGGGCGCGAAGGCATGAACACGACCCCACCGAACCCGATCCCCTTCCTCGACCTGCAGCCGGTCTACCGGCGTTCGCAGGCTGCGATCGACGCGGCGCTGGCGCGCGTGGCCGGCAGCGGCTGGTTCCTGCTCGGCAAGGAGCTGGCCGCCTTCGAAACCGCCTGGGCCGCCCATTGCGGCGCACCGCTGGCCGCCGGCGTGGCCAACGGCCTGGATGCGCTGCACCTGTCGCTGCTGGCACTGGGCGTCGGTCCGGGCGACGAGGTGATCGTGCCCTCCAACACCTATATCGCGACCTGGCTGGCGGTCAGCCAATGCGGCGCGAGGCCGGTGCCGGTGGAGCCGGACCCGCAGACCTTCAATCTCGACCCGGCCCGGGTCGAGGCCGCGATCACCGCCCGGACCAAGGTGCTGCTGCCGGTGCATCTGTACGGCCAGCCGGCCGACATGGATGCGCTGGCGGCGCTGGCCGCGCGCCGCGGCCTGAAGCTGCTGGACGATTGCGCCCAGGCCCATGGCGCGCGCTACAAGGGCCGCCCGGTCGGCGGCCTGGCCGATCTGTCGGCCTGGAGCTTCTACCCGGGCAAAAACCTGGGCGCGATGGGCGACGGCGGCGGCGTCACCGGCGCCGACGCGGGCCTGATCGAGACCATCAAGGTGCTGCGCAACTACGGCTCGCGCATCAAGTATCACAACGAGGTCAAGGGCTTCAACTCGCGCCTGGACGAGATCCAGGCCGCGGTGCTGGCGGCCAAGCTGCCGGCGCTGGCGGCCGATACCGAGGAGCGCCGCGCGATCGCCGCGCGCCTGCTGGACGGCCTGGCCGGCACCGGCCTGCAGCTGCCGGTGGTGCCGGCCTGGGCCGAGCCGGCCTGGCATCTGTTCGTCGTGCGTCATCCCGAGCGCGAGGCGCTGCAGGCCCGCCTGGCCGAGCGGGGCATCGGCACCCTGATCCATTACCCGGTGCCGCCGCACCGCCAGCCGGCCTATGCCGAGCTGGGCTATGGCGAGGGCGATTTCCCGATCGCCGAGGCGATGCACCGCGAGGTGCTGAGCCTGCCGCTGTGGCCCGGCATGAGCGAGGCCCAGGTGGACCGGGTGATCGCCGCCGTGCGCGCCTCGGTCTGAAGCCGCGCTGCCGGGCGTCGCAATTTGCGACACTGCGGCGCCATGAGCACCACAACCCGCAAGCATCCCGCGAAGCCGCCGCTGAGCGTCGAGGACCTCTGGGCCTTCGAGCGCATCGGCGCCCCCTCCCTGTCGCCGGACGGCGCCAGCCTGGTCTGCAGCGTCACGCGCAGTTCGATGGAGGACAACAAGAACAGCAGCAGCCTGTGGCTGATGGCCACCGACGGCCGTGCCGTGCCGCGCCGGCTGACCGCCTGCGGCGACAAGGACGGCCAGCCCGTCTGGTCGCCCACCGGGGAGCGCATCGCGTTCCTGGCCAAACGCGAGCAGGAGGGGCGGCGCGACGAGACGCCGCAGCTGTACCTGATCGCGCCGGACGGCGGCGAGGCGCAGCGCGCCAGCGATTTCGCACCGGGCATCGAGAGCTTCAAATGGCTGCCCGACGGCCGCGGCATCCTGTTCTCCGCCTGGGTCTGGCCGGAGCTGAAGGGCGCGGCCGCGCAGGCGCGCCGCTTCAAGGAATTCGAGGAGCGCAAGGAAAGCGGCTACGCGACCAGCGAGGCCTATTACCGCTACTGGGACCACAACATCCCGATGGGCCGGGTGCTGCACCTGCTGCTGCTGGACCTGGCCAGCGGCCAGGTGCGCGACCTGTTCGAAGGTACAGAGCTGGAGCTGCCGCGCGACAACGGCGGCGCCTCGGTCTATGACATCAGCCCGGATGGCCGGCGCGTCGCCTTCGTGTTCGACCCGGCCGCCGAGCCGCGCCTGGGCAACCGCCTGGCGCTGGGCGAGCTGGAGGTCCGCGGCCGGCGCCTGAGCCGCCTGGTCGACGAGCCGGCCTGGGACATCGGCGCGCCGTGCTACCGCGGCGACGGCCGCGCGCTGGCGATCACCGCGGCCCATGTCGGCAAGCACCATACCGCGCTGGCGCAGCCGGCCCTGGTGGAGCCAGGCCTCGGCTGGAAGCGCCTGGGCGGCCGCGGCTGGGACCTGGAGGTCGATGCGCCGCTGCGCTGGAGTGCGGCGGGCGATGCGCTGCTGTTCGCGGCCGAGCAACGCGGGCGCCGCCATCTGTGGCGCCTGGATGTGGCCAGCGGTGCCTGCCGCGTGGTGCATGAGGGCGGTTGGGTGCAGGGCTTCGACCTGGCCGGCGAGCTGCTGGCGCTGGGCTGCGACAGCGCGCGCCATCCGGTGCGGCTGCTGGCGCGGCATGGCCTGGAGGCCGAGCCGCTGCGGCTGGACCGCTTCAACGACGAACTGCTGGCGCAGCGCCGCCTGGGCGATGTGCGCGAGCAGCTGTTCACCGGCGCGCTGGGCGAGCCGGTGCAGATGTGGCTGACCTTCCCGCCGGGCTTCGATGCGCGGCGCCGGCATGGGCTGCTGCAGGTGATCCATGGCGGCCCCTTCGCGGCGGCCGGCGACACCTTCAGCTACCGCTGGAACCCGCATGTGCTGGCCGCGCGCGGCCATGTGGTGGCCCAGGTCAACTACCACGGCTCCAGCGGCTTCGGCTTCGCCTTCCGCGACAGCATCATGGGCCGCCAGGGCCAGCTGGAGAGCCAGGACATCGAAGCCGCCAGCGACTGGCTGCTGGCCCAGCCCTGGGCCGACCAGCACCGGCTCTCGGCCACCGGCGGCAGCTATGGCGGCTTCATGGTGGCCTGGATGAACGGCCATGTGAAGCCGGGCCGCTACCGCGCCTATGTCTGCCATGCCGGCGTGTTCGACCGCATCGCGACCTTCAGCGCCGATTCCTATCCGCAGCGGCCCAAGGACCTGAAGGCCCTGTATTGGCAGGACATGCCCAAGGTGCTGGCGCAGAGCCCGCATGCGGCCGCCGCGGCGATGCAGACGCCGACCCTGGTGATCCATGGCGCGCTGGACTACCGCGTGCCGGACTGCAACGGCCTGGCCTACTACAACACGCTGAAGGCGCGCG
This genomic stretch from Roseateles sp. DAIF2 harbors:
- a CDS encoding S9 family peptidase, which gives rise to MSTTTRKHPAKPPLSVEDLWAFERIGAPSLSPDGASLVCSVTRSSMEDNKNSSSLWLMATDGRAVPRRLTACGDKDGQPVWSPTGERIAFLAKREQEGRRDETPQLYLIAPDGGEAQRASDFAPGIESFKWLPDGRGILFSAWVWPELKGAAAQARRFKEFEERKESGYATSEAYYRYWDHNIPMGRVLHLLLLDLASGQVRDLFEGTELELPRDNGGASVYDISPDGRRVAFVFDPAAEPRLGNRLALGELEVRGRRLSRLVDEPAWDIGAPCYRGDGRALAITAAHVGKHHTALAQPALVEPGLGWKRLGGRGWDLEVDAPLRWSAAGDALLFAAEQRGRRHLWRLDVASGACRVVHEGGWVQGFDLAGELLALGCDSARHPVRLLARHGLEAEPLRLDRFNDELLAQRRLGDVREQLFTGALGEPVQMWLTFPPGFDARRRHGLLQVIHGGPFAAAGDTFSYRWNPHVLAARGHVVAQVNYHGSSGFGFAFRDSIMGRQGQLESQDIEAASDWLLAQPWADQHRLSATGGSYGGFMVAWMNGHVKPGRYRAYVCHAGVFDRIATFSADSYPQRPKDLKALYWQDMPKVLAQSPHAAAAAMQTPTLVIHGALDYRVPDCNGLAYYNTLKARGVDARLLWFPDENHWVLKPRNSRLWYREFLDWIERHEAAPARRPAKRKTG
- a CDS encoding FkbM family methyltransferase — translated: MPFSLFPRLRELGLPGPIGVLQLGASYGQELREFAENGIRAGVFVEPLPEPFAHLSQTCALLPPERFIPVNALCAETSGKTFRFHVASNGGMSSSILAPGSHLAVNPSVHFTHELELVSSTVDELLQREEAQGRGRIVAALDLLYMDCQGAEFQILRGASRYLPQFKYIYTEVMRNELYQGQVPFLGYCHYLDALGFTLNDVYFGYPEQAGNALFIRKDLVAVRG
- a CDS encoding WxcM-like domain-containing protein → MTQTNPAPEGVQVHPMALLETPHVGAGSRVWAFCHVLPGARIGRDANLCDHVFIENDVVLGDRVTVKCGVQLWDGVRIEDDVFIGPNVTFSNDPFPRSKQRPERFVETRVRAGASIGSGATIRPGVTIGAGALVSDGAVVTRDVPPNAIVAGNPAYITGYANTPEVTLPGPGLAVSQAGAAVPELQARGARLHRLPKIVDLRGALSFGEIGAHLPFTPERFFMVYDVPSREVRGEHAHRACHQFLVCVKGSLGIVVDDGERRDQVTLDSPQLGLHIPPMVWGIQYQFSPDAVLLVLASDRYEAGDYIRNYDEFLAEVRGGAKA
- the asnB gene encoding asparagine synthase (glutamine-hydrolyzing) translates to MCGIAGIWLKQGGDAARLDRAIAHFGASLQHRGPDAFGVHRSGDHAAFVNLRLAIVDRGAAGNQPFYAPGKRQGIVYNGEVYNWAELRAPLEGRFPFASHTDTEVVLASWLAQGEDALAALNGMFGLCLWDEERESFLLARDRFGAKPLYVYEDEHCIAFASELKALLGLPGLDLSLDPIGFQDYLAFRYNLAPRTQFKRIEKLPAGHLLRFERGQRVALRRFAALEVREPQADRPAADYLDELDALLTRSVRGQLMGEVPIGVLLSGGLDSSSIAAYVHKAGARLKAYSIGFPEVNEFAFSRDVARQYELDYVELSITQDELRSGMDRVLREIDEPIADPACFALSRLCQRIAEDVTVVLSGEGGDELFAGYSHHQLALHQQQLGHDQAFAHFFHQSVYNLEANQWLKDKGQPLQHLRYRPLFDQSDSLLSGMQNFELHTWLPEDLMMKADKIAMAHSLEGRFPFLDNEVFAFAARLPREMKIPAPGASKQVLRQLMARQLPASVVERRKMGFTVPPAFFLAPLHDRLRAAIAALRGTELAEVLDLDEIAATFARYYAGEPLPVFKAWHLAVLLLWWAEVFPGYKPAAMPSFPPSSSFDKLPTPMSPTPPTSAVHHVLCDGGLSNRFNALIFALVLRNKFGGDWRISWPRNNWCGAAFDELFACELPVDELSIEHFKAHEQQHVLLMHENQIGFSPEHLVINRQLSSYEAYAPYFASGRSVVYFNNLIPGFASPEDLAEALQQLRPNAEVERRALEFSRAQGIDAQVLGLHIRKTDFGDKVDDEALFQEVKNSPRRFFVCSDSAAVNERFAALPNCAVFAKTSFPEKLVAEAAWQHWTQDAEGRRFPFNILRPSTAVVEGLIDQLILSRTTIMSTSHSTFLHTAQLFHKNSFLDPSSAVTPVVAPPPPAPERPVTQTDLLELLNLIRPWQMSSDHKVRIGSNADGGYVMPSSSRRSNAVLSIGIGNEVSFDEELAAAGARVLQFDHTIEASPSRHPGCEFHRLGWGARDSHPLVSLASMVKMLDWGQARHPILKFDTEGAEWDCLGQASSDDLARFEVLTGEFHDFHQLVDRQFFDRVQAVFQKLNKTHRVIHLHANNAGGMVMLGGVPFPRLLELTWMRLGSATFHGHSNEPIPGPLDRPNVPQLPDLYLRAF
- a CDS encoding DegT/DnrJ/EryC1/StrS aminotransferase family protein; this encodes MNTTPPNPIPFLDLQPVYRRSQAAIDAALARVAGSGWFLLGKELAAFETAWAAHCGAPLAAGVANGLDALHLSLLALGVGPGDEVIVPSNTYIATWLAVSQCGARPVPVEPDPQTFNLDPARVEAAITARTKVLLPVHLYGQPADMDALAALAARRGLKLLDDCAQAHGARYKGRPVGGLADLSAWSFYPGKNLGAMGDGGGVTGADAGLIETIKVLRNYGSRIKYHNEVKGFNSRLDEIQAAVLAAKLPALAADTEERRAIAARLLDGLAGTGLQLPVVPAWAEPAWHLFVVRHPEREALQARLAERGIGTLIHYPVPPHRQPAYAELGYGEGDFPIAEAMHREVLSLPLWPGMSEAQVDRVIAAVRASV